A region of the Leptospiraceae bacterium genome:
TCCATTTTTTTTGAATGCCGGGCAATATCTTTACATTTAAGATTGCCTCTGTTCCAATTTGAGAAATGGAGGAAGGAGCTTGGATAACTTCTACAGATTTATCTAAAGCGACGAGTGTTTTAAATCCAATATCCTCTTCATGAAACTGAAAAAGTTTTTCGACAGGACAATGGAAAATCGATTTACATTCAAAAATAGCATTCATGTGTCTTAGACTGTTAATTTCTATTTGCAAAACTTTATATGTTAAATTTGATGAGAAACTATGAAATTGATTCAATTCCTAATTCTACTTTTATTCTCCTGTAAGAATCTTACAATCCCTATGATTCCAGATGATTCTCCGAAGTCTCATCACACAAAAGAAGGATTTCAAAATCTAAATCCTACAATCAAAGCTAATGGTCTAGGTCCTGTGATACTCTGGAAATTAGGCAATCTTTTTAAAACAACTCCTTCAACAGAGGCCGAAGACTATAAAATAGAAACCATCTCTAACGATGGAGCAAAGATTAGAGAAAATAAAGATAGAATGAGCTTTACCTGGATTGGTCATGCGAGCGTATTAATACAATTAGACGGAAAAAACATTTTAACCGATCCCATCTGGTCAGAGCGGTGTTCACCCATTAGCTTCATCGGTCCTAAACGTTTTACAAATCCGGGTATACAGATAAATGACCTTCCTCCTATAGACATAATCGTTATTAGCCACAACCATTACGATCATATGGATTTACCCACTCTGAAAGAATTAGATAAACGATTTAAACCTACAATATATGCTGGATTAGGAAACCAGGATTTCTTAAAAGGAGAAGGACTTACGAACGTTGTAGAATTAGATTGGTGGGATATTCGTTTAGAGAAAGATTTAAAAATTGTTTTTACTCCCACTCAACATTTTTCCGGTCGTGGAATATTTGATCGAGAAGAAACTCTTTGGGGAAGTTATATCATAGAAGGAAAATCAGAAACGATTTATTTTGCAGGGGATACTGGCTATTTTCCCGAATTCAAAGAAATCGGAAAACGTTTTCCTAAAATTGATGTAGCCATTTTACCTATTGGTGCTTATGAGCCTCGCTGGTTTATGAAACCTATTCATATGAATCCAGAAGACACTCTACAGGCATTCTCTGATCTCGGCGCAAAATATCTATTACCCATGCACTATCTAACATTCGTATTAACCGATGAAGCACTAGATGAGCCTCTAAAATTTACTAGGTCTCTATTTGAATCAAGGCAAATACCGCTCAATAATCTATTAGATTTAAAAATTGGTGAAAGTAAGTTTTATTAGTTTTTTTGTTGCAAAAGATTCTCAACATTATAGAATACGCGCATTCATTCAAAGGAGATTCTTCAATGAAAAAAATTAGTTTAGTATTGGGTTTAGTGATCGCGATTACATTTGCGGCTTCTAGTCTTTCAGCAAAATGTTATGGGTTTAGAGATGCAGACATCAAAGTTTGTGTAAACGGTGATGGATTCAAAGAAAGAAAAAAAGCTAGCGACATTTGTAAAAGCGTTTCTGGAACAGATTGTGGTGGGATTACAGGCAACTCCGGTTCCTGCACAGGACCTAAGTGTTATGACGAAAGTGGAAGCAAAAAGAGCAATATCAAAGTAGATTAATTTTCATATTTACGCCATGCGCGTAGAGACGTAGCGCGCTACGTCTCTACGTGTAACGATTGAATAAAATCAATAAACCGAACTGAGCCAACCCGCATACTCATCGTTATTCGCTGTAACTATTTCAAAAAACAAATCCTGAATTTTCTTTGTGATAGGTCCCATTTTACCGTTGCCTATAACGCGTTTATCAATTTCTTTGACCCAAGCTACTTGCACACCTGTGCCTGAGAAAAATACTTCATCGCAAATATACAATTCACTTCGAGTAACGTCCCTCTCTATTACTTCGATTCCTTGTTTGCGCGCTAGTTCAATGACTGACCTTCTTGTAATTCCTTCTAGGATAGAAGAAGTAAGACTTGGTGTGATTAGTCTTCCATCGCGGATAATGAAGATATTCTCCGCTGAGCCTTCCGAAACAAAGCCACGAGAATCAAGAAAGATTGCCTCGTCACATCCATTTTGCACTGCTTCTGATTTTGCAAGAGCCGAGTTTACATATCCGCCGGAAGCTTTAGACATTGTAGGAATTGTAGTGTCGTCAATTCTTCTCCAGCTAGAAACCATTGTCTTGAGACCTTTCTTTGTATCTAGATAATCGTTTAGCGGCAAAATATAAATAGCCAAATCCGCCTTCACGTCATGAAAGCGAGGCGATAGTTGCAATGCCGAAGTATAGATATAAGGACGGAGATAGATATTCTCTTTGTATCCGCATTCTTTCACTAGTTTCAAAATGATTTTTTCAAATTCAAGCGGATCAATTGTGTATTGAAGTTGAACTAATTTCGCAGAGTTTAACAGACGTTTGACGTGATCTTTTAAACGGAAAATATAGACGTTATCTTTTTTTGCATTATAATATCCACGTATTCCACCAAACACTGCAGTTCCGTATTGCAATGCATGGGTTTGAATGCTCACCATTGCTTTTTCGGCAGGAACAATCTTTCCTTCAAAATAAGATAAATTCTTAAACTTTCCCATAAACCCCTCACATCTGAATATATTTTCAGAATTTTAGAAAAGGGTATTTTAACAAGTAAATTTCAGATGGGGTTTTAATCCAAAGAATCTGAATCACTCACCTTACACAAGGTGAGTGAATAAGATTAAGGAATCCCGCTACTTCTCCTCTTCTTTTCTTCTCATCCATCTTCTTGAAAGGAAGAATCCAAAGATTCCAACGATGAGTCCACCTAAGACCATCGAATAACTGTTGTTATTCCCTCGATTCAAATAAGCAAGCAAAGGGCTCTCGTCTTCGTTCGTTAAACTAACCGGCAATCCATAAAGAGTATCTGTTTGTTCAAGCGACAACACAGCGTTATCCGTAGAAGTAATATCAGTATTCGTAGAATCAGAAACTTTAACTAAAATAAATGTCTTGGCAAAACTATAAAAGTCCTTGGTAAATGGATCCCTAATAATTGCATCTTCTTCTGTAACGGTTGTTGTCTTGGAAGAATAATTGGAATCTACCCAAGTTGGATACGGAGAAGTTTTATCTCTTTGTAGGTAGAGTTCACATTCATGACTTGGAATATTGTAAGAGCCGAAGACTGCGACTATCTTGTATTTTGCGCCGTCAGTTTGATTTTTGATTTTAAAATGAAAGCTTTGCAGACTCTTATGATCCCATCCTACAATGGCAACTTTTCCATAGCCCTGGTCTTGAAAGATATTATCTTTGATAGTTAAATTAACAGTCTGTCCGTTGTATTGAGAATTACTCTGAATAGGCACTTTAGAAAAGCTATCAGAAGGATTACAATAATTAGCTACTGAAATGAAAATCTTTTCGGAATACTCTAAACTTGTTTGTTCTTCTTGAAACGAAATTGTATAAACATTATTGAATGAAAGTTTGGTTTCGGGAATGAATCGAATATTTGCTTCCTTAGTAATCTCAACGCTCCCTTCCATTTTTGTATTGGTGACAGCATCTGAAAGAGAGAGATTTGCATTTAGCTGATTGTCTTTTAGCATTTGCAATTTTCTTTCAAAACCAATGTCTAGACTGCCAGAATTTAGCTGAATCTCAATAAATCCTTCTTTCACGAGTATGTTTGAGTTTGTAGATATTCCCGTGTAAGGTTCATTGGGAGTAATCCCAGTCTTATCAATTTTATTGGCAGAAGAAGTATAAGAACGGTTAACGTTTGTTTTTTTATCGAAGCAAGTTGAAAAGGAAAAAATGATAATAATTAAAAGTAAAATGTATTTCACCGACTTTCCCCCCTATATTTAGGAAATGCATCCATACAAAGTGGTAGGCACACCCGTCATATCATACGATTATTTTAGTTTAATTATAACAGCCTTCCATAAAAAAGCAAATTAAAAAGGAGGGTTTCTAAATGATTTGTTTTTGCCATAGTCCATAGCGAGGCTCGAAGTCAAAAACAAGGAATTTGCCTTCTTTTAGAGTTGTGCTAGGTTCCCATTTATCAGGAATCTCAACGGCTTTGTGAAGGCGGTCTAGATAAACTTCTTTGGGGATTTCGTAGGCACCTAAATTCCAAGTGACTTCATTGAGTTGTTGGGTATCAAATAGAGTGAACCCATCGCGAAAGAGAGCTTCAAACAAATGAACCAATGCCACTTTTCCTGCATCTGACTCAACGGAAAACATACTTTCACCGGCAAAGAATTTACCAATTCCAACTCCGTAGGTTCCTCCAACAAGCTCTCCTTTTTGATTCCACGCTTCGACACTGTGAGCATAGCCTCTTTTATGGAGTTCGGTATAGCCATTTAAGAAACCTTCTGTTATCCAGGTAATTTCATTTACGCGTTGAGCACATCCTTTCATAACCTCGCGAAATGCTTGGTTGAATGTAACCCGATAGACATTCTGACGAATTTTTTGCGAACAGTCTTTGAAATATGCAATCCATCGATTTCGAATATTGCCCGTGGGTGAAGACAATACCATCGAATCGGATTCTGCGACCAGGGAAAATTCCATGTGTGTAGGCGTAATACAATCTATCCGTTGAAAAATCTCCACCGATGGCAACTAAGTCATCCATTTTTCGGAGAGGGTCTCCAAAGAATTTGTGAAAATCTTCCCTTCCACTCATGGCAAAGTATTGGCTCCTACTAAGGAATTTTTTTGGAGATGAGAATTTGTATCCTCATAGAATTCAAGCATAGCACGATGAGCCATTGGAGTCAACTTCATCTCCTGATCATTCTTTAGATATTTTTCTACAGGTAATACATTATACTGATAGCCTGACTTATCATTGGAGACATACACAAATACAGGAACATAACCAACGTCCTGAATCGATATTTGAGTCTTTCCTGATTGCATCTTTTTAGTTAATTTAAAATTAAAAATCATTCCACCGTTAGTATATCGCTTAATCTGTCCTGAGACAAAATTTCCCAGAGAATAGATGACAAGCCTTTGCTTTCGCTCTCCATATTTATCTTGAATCCAATCCAGCTCATAGGGTTGCAATACATGGGGATGACCACCTAAAATAATATCCGCCCCTTCTTGAAATGCAAAGTCAACCATCTCTTTCTGGAATTTATCTGGAAATCTTGCATATTCTGTGCCAAAATGATATGCGACAATTAGGACATCCGGTTTCTTACTACGTGCGAGTTGAATGTCTTCCCTAATACGGTCTTTGTCTATTATATTGACCACCTTATCTTTCGGGATGGCAATTCCATTTGTGCTATAGGAATAACTTAAAAAGGCAAAGTTAATTCCGTTCTTGGTATAAAGTAAAATCCGATTCTTTTCGAATTCTTCGATGGATTTATAAGTCCCCAAATGACTAATTCCTAAACTATCGAGTGTATCAATTGTGTGATCGATTCCCTTTCGGCCTGTATCGACAGAGTGATTGTTAGAAGTAGTCAATATATCAAACCCTGCATCTTTGAGTGCATGTGCCAATTCATCAGGAGCGCCAAATTGCGGGTAACCGGCAAATAACTTGGAATCACCTGGTAAAGTAGTTTCTAAATTTCCAAAGGCAATATCAGCAGAAACTAAATACTCCTTTATGTTCTTAAAAACAGGATGAAAGTTGTGGCATTTGCATTTTGGATCAAAAGCAGAAGTCAATTGAGTGGAATGAACCATAATATCTCCGACTGCGGAGACCTGAACGGTCTTTTCTTCCGGGGTAGTCAAGTCTCGAATAAAATGAGTGGAACAATTCGAAAAGAAGAAAAGTAAAAATGGGAATAAGTAATAGAATGTAAGTTTAATTTTAGGCATATCAGTTTTACCTTGTATTGTTCTTTACAATCAAGTTAGAATGCAATTAACTTTCGTTGCCAAGATTGAGATTTTTCGGATACAGGATTGCCACCGAGGCACTGAGACACAGAGAGATTTCAAGAGAGTCTTTATCACATAATATTCTTTGCTTATATAATTCGGGTTTGTTGCTATAAAACTACAACATAGGATACCCATTGGCTCATTGGTTCCTTCAATGTAATGAATAATGACTTGTTCGGAATCGAGAATAATGTCTGTGAAATGGATATTTTTCAAAAATAAAAAAATCTTTGCTTTGATATTTGATAATAAGTTCATCAGTATAATTTCCTTAAATGCTACTTGCATTTGATTTATTTGTCACCCTTTTTCGCTTTTGTTTCCCCTCACCCCAATTTTTTATAAGTTGCGGTATATGCCTGTAATGCCCCTCTCCCAATGGGAGAGGGGTTTCTCACCATTATGCGCGTTAAGCAAGAATGGATGTAGTTCGGTTAAAATAATCTTCGTATGCGGCTAATCTAAAATCAACAGAAATTATTTTTTATCAAATATTTTTTTCGAATAATTACACAGTTCAGCATTTTTGTGGCTCTAATGCGTAATTAAGGTATATTTGCTTTGAAGCACAATTGTCCTTTCCTTCGACTTCGCTCAGGACAGGCTGGCTCAGGATGACAATGAGGCTAATGCTGTGTATACGCTTTGTATAAGCTGCGTATAAGATAACGTTTTATCAAACATAGGGTAGCGATAGGTTCAAAGCTATACTCAATATAGGTTCCCTATGCCCCCTTAACCCATATTTGAAGTATTAGGGAACCCATTGCTACCCTATGTTATGTGCATCGTCTTCTTATACGATGGTAAAAGGAATCCCCTGACTGGTTACTTGTTGTTTGATTCTTTCGGAGTATTCCCCTTTGCGAAAGGGGATGGCTTTCAGTGTAAAAATAATTTTACTCCATTGATTCACCATACAACAAGGAAATCAAATAATTACTAAAAATAAATATTGCAAAAATAGAAAGGCTATACAAATTAATCCTCTATGCATTTAATCCCTGAAAAATCTGTCAAAAATGAAGAAGCGCATAATAACAAGAAAGACTTACCTTCTTATTTAGGAAAAAGGCTATTCCTTGTTAGCCTGCTAGTTGGATTTATTCTTATCGTTGTTGCGTCGCTACAGAACTCAGATCAGACTGAGGAAGAGCAATTAGCGGTTTTACAAGCTAAGATAGAAAAGCGAGAAGTGTTGCTGGAATATGAAAAAAAAGCTTACTGCGAATTGCTCTGGAAAGTTAAAAAAGTTAGATTATGTGCTTGCAAAAAGAATTTTATAAAGGACATTGGAAGTCTCACGGGATACAAAGTCAAGGACTCTGATCTAGACTGGAGAGATTCAGGAAAGACATTTGAAGAGGCTTTACAGGAAGCATTTAGAAGAACTGGTGTTCCAAGAGATAGATTTATTGCGGAAAAATGGGCTAAAGATTTAAACGGAAAATCTGGCGTTGTAGAATGGAAAGGAATTGGTGGAGCAGAAGTAAGTATTGACCCGCCACATGAAACAGATGGTCCAGATGTTTTTCATATTGGATTCAAATCTGCTGATAAAGGAAAAAAGAGAACTAAGGGGCACATTTTTTTAGATTGTGTGCCTTTTTTTAGGAATGTAAGATGACCAATTTCGTAAAAGAAAGCATAGATGAAGCATTGCAGGCAACAGGATACAGACTAGAAGAAATGTCTACACTTGAATCTGTTTTCTTTCGTAAGAGAGTCTGGGATACTTTTACGGATGGAAAAGAACATTGGTGTCTTTGGGAATCTGCTGCTGCAAATGGTGGGTTTAGTATCCGAGAATCCAATGCATGGGAATGGTTGGATGAATTTTTGTTACTCGATGAATTTTATCTTTTCTTTGATAAAGATGAAGATCCTACAATCTATATCTTTCCACAAAATCAATGCTTTACTAAATTTCAAAATGAATTCCCTGGATATACCTTTTATATCACAAACAAAAACCTAGATTTCTTAATCTACCAAAATGACAGTGACTACCTTCGCTGTATCGGCACCGCCGAGCCTTGGCTTCGTAACAAAGCCAAAGAACTTTCAATCACAGGTTGGGTTGATATGGATGGGAAGAGTTATTTGTAATTTAGTGAAAAAATAGTTTGTCTTTTACACCTATCTTGTCAGAATGCTATGGTATTCTAGGTAAAGGTAGATTGGTTTGGCAAATAAGATTTTAGATAATAGCAAAGGAAGAGAGGTAGTTTCCTATGTTCAAGGTGAATTACCTCATTCTAAAGAAGCAAAGTTTGCTATTGGATATTTTTATCTGAGCGGATTTCAATTAGTAGAATCCCATTTTCCTGTTGGCAGTGATCTTAAACCATTTTTAAAAATCGTAATGGGTCGGGAGACTGATTCAGAAACAAGTAGTGAACTCATTACCGGATACGAAGCCAGAGAAAAGATCAAGCAAGAGTTATTAGAAGAACTACAAAGCACAGAATTATCAGACGAGAAAAAAGATAATATCCGTAGTCTTGCTAATCTAATCGAGAAAGGGATAATCGAGATTAAACTCTTTGAGAGTGCGCGGCTACATGCAAAATTATATTTATTTTTAAATCATAATCCTTCTCCGAATGCTTCTAAAGGTCAAGCATTAGTAGGCTCATCTAATTTTACCTCCTCTGGACTCACTCAAAACAAAGAATTAAATATTAAAATTTCCGATGCAGAAGAAATTGATTATCTCAATGAATGGTATGATAAGCTTTGGGATGAGGCTTCTGAATTTAAAAAAGATTTATTAAAAATAGTAGAAGTAAGTGGAATTAAAAAGCCAAGCGCGGCAACACCTGAATATCCACAGATTGGAAATTTAGTCAGTCCAGAAGAATTATTCAAATACCTAGTTTATAAATGGTTTGATGGAAAGGTTATGAATATGTTAAAGAAAGATATTCTTGCCGAGTTCCAGATGGTTGGTGTTCTCAATACAATTAAGATTATTGATTATTATAACGGTGCTATTGTTGCCGACTCAGTTGGTCTTGGAAAAAGTTTTATCGCAATGGCTATTATTGAAGAGTTCATTCAAAAAAAACATACGGATTGGATAAAGAAAGACAATGGTGGAGTTCCGGGTGTATTGTTAATTGTTCCACCGTCTGTTATCAACCAATGGGAGGAGTTAATCATTGGTAGCCTTGATAATAAAGATGAATCCGAATACAAATATCTGCAAGCAGGGCAATTAATTAAGATTCAAAAAAGTGATTTCTTTAAGAACAAGCATGTTTCTATTTCCGGAGCATATAAAGAGAACGATATTTCTTTTCAAATATTCACAGAAGATGGAAATGA
Encoded here:
- a CDS encoding MBL fold metallo-hydrolase, whose protein sequence is MKLIQFLILLLFSCKNLTIPMIPDDSPKSHHTKEGFQNLNPTIKANGLGPVILWKLGNLFKTTPSTEAEDYKIETISNDGAKIRENKDRMSFTWIGHASVLIQLDGKNILTDPIWSERCSPISFIGPKRFTNPGIQINDLPPIDIIVISHNHYDHMDLPTLKELDKRFKPTIYAGLGNQDFLKGEGLTNVVELDWWDIRLEKDLKIVFTPTQHFSGRGIFDREETLWGSYIIEGKSETIYFAGDTGYFPEFKEIGKRFPKIDVAILPIGAYEPRWFMKPIHMNPEDTLQAFSDLGAKYLLPMHYLTFVLTDEALDEPLKFTRSLFESRQIPLNNLLDLKIGESKFY
- a CDS encoding branched-chain amino acid transaminase, coding for MGKFKNLSYFEGKIVPAEKAMVSIQTHALQYGTAVFGGIRGYYNAKKDNVYIFRLKDHVKRLLNSAKLVQLQYTIDPLEFEKIILKLVKECGYKENIYLRPYIYTSALQLSPRFHDVKADLAIYILPLNDYLDTKKGLKTMVSSWRRIDDTTIPTMSKASGGYVNSALAKSEAVQNGCDEAIFLDSRGFVSEGSAENIFIIRDGRLITPSLTSSILEGITRRSVIELARKQGIEVIERDVTRSELYICDEVFFSGTGVQVAWVKEIDKRVIGNGKMGPITKKIQDLFFEIVTANNDEYAGWLSSVY
- a CDS encoding CapA family protein — translated: MPKIKLTFYYLFPFLLFFFSNCSTHFIRDLTTPEEKTVQVSAVGDIMVHSTQLTSAFDPKCKCHNFHPVFKNIKEYLVSADIAFGNLETTLPGDSKLFAGYPQFGAPDELAHALKDAGFDILTTSNNHSVDTGRKGIDHTIDTLDSLGISHLGTYKSIEEFEKNRILLYTKNGINFAFLSYSYSTNGIAIPKDKVVNIIDKDRIREDIQLARSKKPDVLIVAYHFGTEYARFPDKFQKEMVDFAFQEGADIILGGHPHVLQPYELDWIQDKYGERKQRLVIYSLGNFVSGQIKRYTNGGMIFNFKLTKKMQSGKTQISIQDVGYVPVFVYVSNDKSGYQYNVLPVEKYLKNDQEMKLTPMAHRAMLEFYEDTNSHLQKNSLVGANTLP